Proteins from a genomic interval of Macrobrachium nipponense isolate FS-2020 chromosome 28, ASM1510439v2, whole genome shotgun sequence:
- the LOC135201406 gene encoding uncharacterized protein LOC135201406 isoform X4 — protein sequence MKTRRKYNETDGRQRGDNKMAPRPEDSPVSSPRTRSPVKGARAGGTSCAASNSMSMLTMLAEVASVTLHTDPSVTDTNTNHKSKASPPGSRKPSDCEILTLNQVAGMTDNLLVKLFAEFESNEMWKRFTYSCRMLPAACSKCFQSFGSEHKARTDMKAHLQSHLKNLLGVHTSQESRQAYVLESIPARNRRLVEQDTPGGKKRTVPSASRNTKTAGSPKPPNLEGTSKTKKGTIDNPKVQAVDEGREASPVNITVQIPAMEVKTKRKSENREGRVRIKKPKNSDARPTITNGFNDNNNNTNNNNEAKSDANVTTVGNDSGIGSCISVCVKETPEEDKNTLLHQHMNQELEGEIMAQDSSCDATPLPVVGSEVEFTPDQQYKVMRSADLPVVYDHNNPLTKFQAVSRVIERDEYKVRKKPKGRAKFIGQSKAEKEMALKLITEIRSQSVMSLDPLECKICHPSRLFTALSTLLSHYRSHAGIRPYECRICEAVFTRQHSLNYHMLIHTNQTRFTCVDCDRKFRHPSHFKEHRRRHTGESPYECSDCLMRFKTRNTYKRHLRTRHGKLLTTQGAIIILSQEEADRMKKTQGRKPRRPRQPLQIISPETAAQMEEEQIWTDFEEGDHEDEFEFEEEDDDDGEEHSPLDLTKKVGQGKFESIPLTQLNGTIFENMGVQAMPNGKTGFLLRPKVSVSKNELMPNLGIYVNPNNVSKTAQITEEEVEFNEEMKGAVENTVEDVHTYVFHSTSQNNAVTKFNVMPNHGIYVDPKGVTKPVDVKEKDVEFKDVSGALENVVEDVRTYVFHPTSQNNSVPKVNVKSSWNTVNIDLKNLERATNSPSESVVYCDKQTVLENDHTNKGPVPATTVLTGNSADYLGDNINPEEVITICAGVDSGGKDVVLSPLVETHTSSTGVKPDFFTVKKPLKCYGRPGYTTTDNSNNVLSSGGATVTTNQVDSQSSGVYFIVQGQDGRLAKVFHQSNGSVSKPSQQITVQSTGCKLKSSNDSLQMSLKNKTKAKPAKSESKITRECVTAQSVKPSVVSPKVIYKPIKTVTRRNIGVSPTSDNKIIINKQVVNNVVVKNHIVQNGSLVKVKCEERDASLHRKSTLPIVSVVPVTSAIHSSPIIVTSGTSLNKSASLPAVIATSVGTTSSVVEPPSSVVYTSVSPSSVSLSAMQSHQTPVILSSSDIVTSVTHIPRNASSRVSGGETSQKAVLTWQGQPSAGNVIAQCMNGTSTVMRNKADIDNGILYTGEDSFVAVKEELLLENVPVKEELLLGNVEIIDNLDSNHHMNVAVNGIVQKDGTVTFSSSDVKLESDLNSNAPYVDPLIQD from the exons GGGACAACAAAATGGCGCCTCGGCCGGAAGATTCTCCAGTATCAAGTCCCCGCACACGCTCTCCAGTTAAGGGGGCACGGGCAGGCGGCACTAGTTGTGCCGCTTCTAATTCAATGTCAATGTTGACAATGCTTGCTGAAGTTGCTTCTGTGACTCTCCATACTGACCCTTCAGTAACAGATACAAATACCAACCACAAATCAAAA GCAAGCCCTCCAGGGAGTCGAAAACCAAGTGACTGTGAAATTTTGACCTTGAACCAAGTAGCGGGGATGACTGATAATTTGTTAGTTAAATTATTTGCTGAGTTTGAATCAAATGAAATGTGGAAGAGATTCACATACTCTTGCCGTATGCTCCCAGCAGCGTGCTCTAAATGTTTCCAGAGCTTTGGAAGCGAGCATAAAGCAAGAACCGATATGAAGGCTCACTTGCAAAGTCATCTGAAGAACCTTCTGGGAGTTCATACAA GTCAGGAAAGTAGGCAAGCCTACGTTCTTGAATCAATTCCTGCCAGAAATAGACGTTTAGTTGAACAGGACACTCCGGGTGGCAAGAAAAGGACAGTGCCATCTGCAAGTCGCAATACAAAAACTGCTGGTTCTCCTAAGCCACCAAACCTTGAGGGAACCTCCAAGACCAAGAAAGGAACAATAGACAATCCAAAGGTTCAAGCTGTTGATGAGGGAAGGGAAGCATCGCCTGTAAATATCACTGTACAGATACCTGCGATGGAAGTGAAAACGAAGAGAAAGTCAGAAAATCGTGAAGGAAGAGTTAGGATTAAGAAACCAAAGAATTCTGATGCAAGACCTACAATAACTAATGGCTttaatgacaacaacaacaatactaataataataatgaagccaaATCCGATGCTAAT GTTACAACAGTTGGCAATGACAGTGGTATAGGAAGCTGCATTAGTGTTTGTGTTAAAGAGACTCCAGAGGAAGATAAAAATACGCTTCTTCATCAACACATGAATCAGGAATTGGAGGGTGAAATT ATGGCCCAGGATTCTAGCTGTGATGCCACTCCACTGCCTGTGGTAGGAAGCGAAGTTGAATTCACTCCAGACCAGCAGTACAAAGTTATGCGTTCTG CTGATCTTCCAGTTGTTTATGACCATAATAATCCTCTGACAAAATTCCAAGCTGTGTCCAGGGTCATAGAGAGAGATGAATACAAAGTGCGCAAAAAACCAAAGGGTCGAGCCAAGTTTATTGGTCAGAGTAAG GCTGAGAAAGAGATGGCTTTGAAGCTGATCACGGAAATTAGGTCACAATCAGTAATGTCATTAGATCCGTTGGAATGCAAGATCTGTCACCCTTCACGGCTTTTCACAGCCCTTTCAACGTTGCTGTCACATTATCGCAGCCATGCAG GGATAAGGCCTTATGAATGCCGCATTTGTGAAGCAGTATTTACTAGACAGCATTCTCTCAACTACCATATGCTCATCCATACAAATCAGACACGCTTTACTTGTGTGGACTGTGATCGCAAGTTTCGCCACCCCTCACACTTCAAGGAACATCGCAGAAGGCACACCGGAGAATCTCCGTACGAATGTTCCGATTGTTTAATGAG GTTTAAGACCCGCAACACATATAAAAGACATTTGCGGACACGCCATGGGAAGCTTTTAACAACTCAGGGTGCCATAATCATTCTGTCACAAGAGGAAGCAGATCGTATGAAGAAGACTCAAGGAAGGAAGCCTCGCCGCCCTCGCCAGCCTTTACAGATAATTAGCCCTGAAACTGCTGCCCAGATGGAAGAAGAGCAGATTTGGACTGATTTTGAAGAAGGAGATCATGAAGATGAGTTTGAGtttgaagaggaagatgatgatgatggagaggAGCATTCACCTTTAGATCTGACCAAGAAAGTTGGACAGGGGAAATTTGAATCCATTCCTCTGACACAGTTGAATGGAACTATTTTCGAAAATATGGGAGTGCAAGCGATGCCTAATGGCAAAACAGGCTTCTTATTGAGGCCAAAAGTGAGTGTGAGCAAGAATGAACTGATGCCTAATCTTGGAATTTATGTTAATCCTAATAATGTGAGCAAAACTGCTCAGATAACAGAGGAAGAAGTTGAGTTTAATGAAGAAATGAAGGGTGCAGTTGAGAATACAGTGGAGGATGTTCACACCTATGTCTTCCACTCAACATCACAAAATAATGCTGTGACAAAATTTAATGTTATGCCTAACCATGGAATTTATGTTGATCCCAAAGGTGTGACCAAACCAGTTGACGTAAAAGAGAAAGATGTTGAATTTAAAGATGTATCAGGTGCTTTGGAGAATGTAGTGGAGGATGTTCGAACATATGTCTTCCATCCAACATCTCAGAATAATTCTGTGCCGAAAGTTAATGTTAAGTCTTCATGGAATACTGTAAATATTGACTTGAAGAATTTAGAGAGAGCCACTAACTCGCCCTCAGAAAGTGTTGTGTACTGTGATAAGCAAACTGTTTTGGAAAATGATCACACTAATAAGGGACCAGTACCAGCAACAACTGTTCTGACTGGTAATTCTGCTGATTATTTGGGAGATAATATAAATCCTGAAGAAGTTATTACAATATGCGCTGGTGTGGACAGTGGAGGAAAAGATGTGGTATTGTCTCCTCTAGTGGAAACACATACAAGCAGTACTGGAGTAAAACCCGACTTCTTTACTGTCAAGAAACCTTTGAAATGTTATGGCCGTCCTGGGTATACCACCACAGACAATAGCAATAATGTTCTGTCGTCAGGTGGTGCAACAGTAACCACAAATCAAGTTGATTCTCAGAGTTCTGGTGTATATTTCATTGTTCAAGGTCAGGATGGTAGGCTGGCTAAGGTATTTCATCAAAGTAATGGCTCTGTTAGTAAGCCCAGTCAGCAGATAACTGTTCAGTCAACTGGTTGCAAGTTAAAGTCTTCTAATGATTCTCTACAaatgtcattaaaaaataaaaccaaagcaAAACCTGCCAAATCAGAGTCCAAAATTACGAGAGAATGTGTGACTGCTCAGTCTGTAAAGCCTTCAGTTGTTTCGCCAAAGGTAATTTATAAACCAATCAAAACTGTAACTCGCAGAAATATAGGTGTAAGTCCAACAAGTGATAATAAGATAATCATCAATAAACAGGTTGTGAATAATGTTGTGGTGAAAAATCACATTGTGCAAAATGGAAGTTTAGTAAAAGTGAAATGTGAAGAGAGAGATGCATCTCTGCATAGGAAATCAACTTTACCAATAGTATCTGTTGTACCTGTGACTAGTGCTATACATTCATCTCCAATAATAGTTACATCAGGAACTTCTCTTAACAAGTCGGCCAGTTTACCCGCTGTAATAGCAACGTCTGTAGGAACCACATCCAGTGTAGTGGAACCACCATCCAGTGTAGTTTACACATCAGTTTCTCCTAGCTCAGTGTCACTAAGTGCAATGCAGAGTCATCAAACACCAGTAATTTTGTCAAGTTCAGATATAGTAACCTCAGTAACACATATTCCAAGAAATGCTTCATCCAGGGTGTCAGGAGGTGAAACCAGTCAGAAGGCAGTTTTGACTTGGCAGGGTCAACCATCTGCAGGGAATGTCATAGCACAATGTATGAACGGCACATCTACAGTGATGAGGAATAAGGCAGATATAGATAATGGTATCTTGTATACTGGTGAAGATTCATTTGTTGCTGTTAAAGAGGAACTATTATTGGAAAATGTACCTGTTAAAGAGGAACTATTATTGGGAAATGTAGAAATTATCGACAACCTTGATAGTAACCATCATATGAATGTAGCAGTAAATGGCATTGTGCAAAAGGATGGTACTGTTACATTTTCTAGTTCAGATGTGAAACTGGAGTCTGATTTAAACTCTAATGCACCTTATGTAGACCCTTTAATACAAGATTAG
- the LOC135201406 gene encoding uncharacterized protein LOC135201406 isoform X1 — translation MKTRRKYNETDGRQRGDNKMAPRPEDSPVSSPRTRSPVKGARAGGTSCAASNSMSMLTMLAEVASVTLHTDPSVTDTNTNHKSKASPPGSRKPSDCEILTLNQVAGMTDNLLVKLFAEFESNEMWKRFTYSCRMLPAACSKCFQSFGSEHKARTDMKAHLQSHLKNLLGVHTSQESRQAYVLESIPARNRRLVEQDTPGGKKRTVPSASRNTKTAGSPKPPNLEGTSKTKKGTIDNPKVQAVDEGREASPVNITVQIPAMEVKTKRKSENREGRVRIKKPKNSDARPTITNGFNDNNNNTNNNNEAKSDANDVIEPSSTPPMQEIVSHDHGYLKASTSIKTDSLGSKDHVIQGSTLIYKEPPPPRTKSHLNQVTTVGNDSGIGSCISVCVKETPEEDKNTLLHQHMNQELEGEIMAQDSSCDATPLPVVGSEVEFTPDQQYKVMRSADLPVVYDHNNPLTKFQAVSRVIERDEYKVRKKPKGRAKFIGQSKAEKEMALKLITEIRSQSVMSLDPLECKICHPSRLFTALSTLLSHYRSHAGIRPYECRICEAVFTRQHSLNYHMLIHTNQTRFTCVDCDRKFRHPSHFKEHRRRHTGESPYECSDCLMRFKTRNTYKRHLRTRHGKLLTTQGAIIILSQEEADRMKKTQGRKPRRPRQPLQIISPETAAQMEEEQIWTDFEEGDHEDEFEFEEEDDDDGEEHSPLDLTKKVGQGKFESIPLTQLNGTIFENMGVQAMPNGKTGFLLRPKVSVSKNELMPNLGIYVNPNNVSKTAQITEEEVEFNEEMKGAVENTVEDVHTYVFHSTSQNNAVTKFNVMPNHGIYVDPKGVTKPVDVKEKDVEFKDVSGALENVVEDVRTYVFHPTSQNNSVPKVNVKSSWNTVNIDLKNLERATNSPSESVVYCDKQTVLENDHTNKGPVPATTVLTGNSADYLGDNINPEEVITICAGVDSGGKDVVLSPLVETHTSSTGVKPDFFTVKKPLKCYGRPGYTTTDNSNNVLSSGGATVTTNQVDSQSSGVYFIVQGQDGRLAKVFHQSNGSVSKPSQQITVQSTGCKLKSSNDSLQMSLKNKTKAKPAKSESKITRECVTAQSVKPSVVSPKVIYKPIKTVTRRNIGVSPTSDNKIIINKQVVNNVVVKNHIVQNGSLVKVKCEERDASLHRKSTLPIVSVVPVTSAIHSSPIIVTSGTSLNKSASLPAVIATSVGTTSSVVEPPSSVVYTSVSPSSVSLSAMQSHQTPVILSSSDIVTSVTHIPRNASSRVSGGETSQKAVLTWQGQPSAGNVIAQCMNGTSTVMRNKADIDNGILYTGEDSFVAVKEELLLENVPVKEELLLGNVEIIDNLDSNHHMNVAVNGIVQKDGTVTFSSSDVKLESDLNSNAPYVDPLIQD, via the exons GGGACAACAAAATGGCGCCTCGGCCGGAAGATTCTCCAGTATCAAGTCCCCGCACACGCTCTCCAGTTAAGGGGGCACGGGCAGGCGGCACTAGTTGTGCCGCTTCTAATTCAATGTCAATGTTGACAATGCTTGCTGAAGTTGCTTCTGTGACTCTCCATACTGACCCTTCAGTAACAGATACAAATACCAACCACAAATCAAAA GCAAGCCCTCCAGGGAGTCGAAAACCAAGTGACTGTGAAATTTTGACCTTGAACCAAGTAGCGGGGATGACTGATAATTTGTTAGTTAAATTATTTGCTGAGTTTGAATCAAATGAAATGTGGAAGAGATTCACATACTCTTGCCGTATGCTCCCAGCAGCGTGCTCTAAATGTTTCCAGAGCTTTGGAAGCGAGCATAAAGCAAGAACCGATATGAAGGCTCACTTGCAAAGTCATCTGAAGAACCTTCTGGGAGTTCATACAA GTCAGGAAAGTAGGCAAGCCTACGTTCTTGAATCAATTCCTGCCAGAAATAGACGTTTAGTTGAACAGGACACTCCGGGTGGCAAGAAAAGGACAGTGCCATCTGCAAGTCGCAATACAAAAACTGCTGGTTCTCCTAAGCCACCAAACCTTGAGGGAACCTCCAAGACCAAGAAAGGAACAATAGACAATCCAAAGGTTCAAGCTGTTGATGAGGGAAGGGAAGCATCGCCTGTAAATATCACTGTACAGATACCTGCGATGGAAGTGAAAACGAAGAGAAAGTCAGAAAATCGTGAAGGAAGAGTTAGGATTAAGAAACCAAAGAATTCTGATGCAAGACCTACAATAACTAATGGCTttaatgacaacaacaacaatactaataataataatgaagccaaATCCGATGCTAAT gatgtaattgaacctAGCTCCACTCCGCCTATGCAAGAAATAGTGTCTCATGATCATGGATACCTAAAAGCTTCAACGTCCATTAAGACCGACTCCTTAGGATCAAAGGATCATGTCATCCAAGGATCAACCTTAATTTACAAAGAGCCTCCCCCTCCTCGTACCAAATCCCACCTAAATCAG GTTACAACAGTTGGCAATGACAGTGGTATAGGAAGCTGCATTAGTGTTTGTGTTAAAGAGACTCCAGAGGAAGATAAAAATACGCTTCTTCATCAACACATGAATCAGGAATTGGAGGGTGAAATT ATGGCCCAGGATTCTAGCTGTGATGCCACTCCACTGCCTGTGGTAGGAAGCGAAGTTGAATTCACTCCAGACCAGCAGTACAAAGTTATGCGTTCTG CTGATCTTCCAGTTGTTTATGACCATAATAATCCTCTGACAAAATTCCAAGCTGTGTCCAGGGTCATAGAGAGAGATGAATACAAAGTGCGCAAAAAACCAAAGGGTCGAGCCAAGTTTATTGGTCAGAGTAAG GCTGAGAAAGAGATGGCTTTGAAGCTGATCACGGAAATTAGGTCACAATCAGTAATGTCATTAGATCCGTTGGAATGCAAGATCTGTCACCCTTCACGGCTTTTCACAGCCCTTTCAACGTTGCTGTCACATTATCGCAGCCATGCAG GGATAAGGCCTTATGAATGCCGCATTTGTGAAGCAGTATTTACTAGACAGCATTCTCTCAACTACCATATGCTCATCCATACAAATCAGACACGCTTTACTTGTGTGGACTGTGATCGCAAGTTTCGCCACCCCTCACACTTCAAGGAACATCGCAGAAGGCACACCGGAGAATCTCCGTACGAATGTTCCGATTGTTTAATGAG GTTTAAGACCCGCAACACATATAAAAGACATTTGCGGACACGCCATGGGAAGCTTTTAACAACTCAGGGTGCCATAATCATTCTGTCACAAGAGGAAGCAGATCGTATGAAGAAGACTCAAGGAAGGAAGCCTCGCCGCCCTCGCCAGCCTTTACAGATAATTAGCCCTGAAACTGCTGCCCAGATGGAAGAAGAGCAGATTTGGACTGATTTTGAAGAAGGAGATCATGAAGATGAGTTTGAGtttgaagaggaagatgatgatgatggagaggAGCATTCACCTTTAGATCTGACCAAGAAAGTTGGACAGGGGAAATTTGAATCCATTCCTCTGACACAGTTGAATGGAACTATTTTCGAAAATATGGGAGTGCAAGCGATGCCTAATGGCAAAACAGGCTTCTTATTGAGGCCAAAAGTGAGTGTGAGCAAGAATGAACTGATGCCTAATCTTGGAATTTATGTTAATCCTAATAATGTGAGCAAAACTGCTCAGATAACAGAGGAAGAAGTTGAGTTTAATGAAGAAATGAAGGGTGCAGTTGAGAATACAGTGGAGGATGTTCACACCTATGTCTTCCACTCAACATCACAAAATAATGCTGTGACAAAATTTAATGTTATGCCTAACCATGGAATTTATGTTGATCCCAAAGGTGTGACCAAACCAGTTGACGTAAAAGAGAAAGATGTTGAATTTAAAGATGTATCAGGTGCTTTGGAGAATGTAGTGGAGGATGTTCGAACATATGTCTTCCATCCAACATCTCAGAATAATTCTGTGCCGAAAGTTAATGTTAAGTCTTCATGGAATACTGTAAATATTGACTTGAAGAATTTAGAGAGAGCCACTAACTCGCCCTCAGAAAGTGTTGTGTACTGTGATAAGCAAACTGTTTTGGAAAATGATCACACTAATAAGGGACCAGTACCAGCAACAACTGTTCTGACTGGTAATTCTGCTGATTATTTGGGAGATAATATAAATCCTGAAGAAGTTATTACAATATGCGCTGGTGTGGACAGTGGAGGAAAAGATGTGGTATTGTCTCCTCTAGTGGAAACACATACAAGCAGTACTGGAGTAAAACCCGACTTCTTTACTGTCAAGAAACCTTTGAAATGTTATGGCCGTCCTGGGTATACCACCACAGACAATAGCAATAATGTTCTGTCGTCAGGTGGTGCAACAGTAACCACAAATCAAGTTGATTCTCAGAGTTCTGGTGTATATTTCATTGTTCAAGGTCAGGATGGTAGGCTGGCTAAGGTATTTCATCAAAGTAATGGCTCTGTTAGTAAGCCCAGTCAGCAGATAACTGTTCAGTCAACTGGTTGCAAGTTAAAGTCTTCTAATGATTCTCTACAaatgtcattaaaaaataaaaccaaagcaAAACCTGCCAAATCAGAGTCCAAAATTACGAGAGAATGTGTGACTGCTCAGTCTGTAAAGCCTTCAGTTGTTTCGCCAAAGGTAATTTATAAACCAATCAAAACTGTAACTCGCAGAAATATAGGTGTAAGTCCAACAAGTGATAATAAGATAATCATCAATAAACAGGTTGTGAATAATGTTGTGGTGAAAAATCACATTGTGCAAAATGGAAGTTTAGTAAAAGTGAAATGTGAAGAGAGAGATGCATCTCTGCATAGGAAATCAACTTTACCAATAGTATCTGTTGTACCTGTGACTAGTGCTATACATTCATCTCCAATAATAGTTACATCAGGAACTTCTCTTAACAAGTCGGCCAGTTTACCCGCTGTAATAGCAACGTCTGTAGGAACCACATCCAGTGTAGTGGAACCACCATCCAGTGTAGTTTACACATCAGTTTCTCCTAGCTCAGTGTCACTAAGTGCAATGCAGAGTCATCAAACACCAGTAATTTTGTCAAGTTCAGATATAGTAACCTCAGTAACACATATTCCAAGAAATGCTTCATCCAGGGTGTCAGGAGGTGAAACCAGTCAGAAGGCAGTTTTGACTTGGCAGGGTCAACCATCTGCAGGGAATGTCATAGCACAATGTATGAACGGCACATCTACAGTGATGAGGAATAAGGCAGATATAGATAATGGTATCTTGTATACTGGTGAAGATTCATTTGTTGCTGTTAAAGAGGAACTATTATTGGAAAATGTACCTGTTAAAGAGGAACTATTATTGGGAAATGTAGAAATTATCGACAACCTTGATAGTAACCATCATATGAATGTAGCAGTAAATGGCATTGTGCAAAAGGATGGTACTGTTACATTTTCTAGTTCAGATGTGAAACTGGAGTCTGATTTAAACTCTAATGCACCTTATGTAGACCCTTTAATACAAGATTAG